A stretch of Paludisphaera borealis DNA encodes these proteins:
- a CDS encoding M56 family metallopeptidase: MNELGITFVWLAVQVTLVLAPALGLLALASRRSPASGAWISTLSLGLIVVLSVVGLAVGPGREAKSPMKQAAPNELVRLDAAWSVPPLIAANPDRPALAVGLGWQFRGLRLAWARLEGGAAELAARVRPWGSLVAVFTLGGMGFSLVRLLTGLWAIRAYRRRGSVVDDAEMTGLLGQLRDEMGCVRTVELRQVDDLTTPATAGWRQPVLLLPDDWRSWKPDERRAVLAHELAHVVRGDYATGLVARIALVLNTYHPLVRWMAGRLQLQQEQAADALAARFVGGPASYLVILARLALQQNGRSPRWPAREFLADRGTLLRRIAMLRDQSETGSFGRRSPGASRPFASLALVGLTIGVATLRGPARAAEDDAPAAATSAKTTAQAVREPFVTLDLINNQEAERTYKIGAYYKKVNKVASAEFHFGKIPQRWPNSPWADKARIELAQLARMSRKSVLP; this comes from the coding sequence ATGAACGAGCTGGGAATCACCTTCGTGTGGCTCGCCGTGCAGGTCACGCTCGTACTCGCGCCGGCCTTGGGCTTGCTCGCCCTGGCCTCGCGGCGTAGCCCGGCGTCGGGCGCATGGATCTCGACCTTGAGCCTCGGACTGATAGTCGTCCTGAGCGTCGTGGGACTCGCCGTCGGTCCCGGACGCGAAGCCAAAAGTCCCATGAAGCAAGCCGCGCCCAACGAGTTGGTACGGTTGGACGCGGCCTGGTCTGTTCCTCCGCTCATCGCGGCAAATCCCGATCGCCCGGCCCTGGCGGTCGGCCTGGGCTGGCAGTTCAGAGGGCTACGCCTGGCCTGGGCTAGGCTCGAGGGCGGCGCGGCCGAGCTAGCGGCGCGGGTCCGTCCCTGGGGAAGCCTCGTCGCGGTTTTCACCCTGGGCGGGATGGGCTTCAGCCTGGTCCGACTGCTCACCGGCCTCTGGGCGATCCGAGCCTACCGCCGGCGCGGGAGTGTGGTCGACGACGCGGAGATGACGGGATTGCTCGGCCAGTTGCGCGACGAGATGGGTTGCGTGCGGACCGTCGAGCTTCGCCAGGTGGACGACCTGACGACGCCGGCGACGGCGGGTTGGCGACAGCCGGTCTTGTTGTTGCCGGACGACTGGCGGTCGTGGAAACCCGACGAGCGCCGCGCGGTGCTCGCGCATGAGCTGGCCCACGTCGTTCGCGGCGACTATGCGACGGGCCTGGTCGCTCGGATCGCACTCGTGCTGAACACGTATCACCCGTTGGTGCGCTGGATGGCCGGACGGCTCCAGCTCCAGCAGGAACAGGCGGCCGACGCTCTGGCGGCGCGATTCGTCGGAGGGCCCGCGAGTTACCTGGTGATCCTGGCGCGGCTGGCGTTGCAGCAGAATGGACGGTCCCCACGATGGCCGGCGAGGGAGTTCCTCGCGGATCGTGGGACTTTGCTCAGGAGGATCGCAATGCTGCGTGATCAAAGCGAAACGGGAAGCTTCGGACGACGTTCGCCTGGCGCCTCGCGACCTTTCGCGTCGCTCGCCCTCGTCGGTCTGACGATCGGTGTCGCCACGCTTCGCGGCCCGGCTCGCGCCGCCGAGGACGACGCGCCCGCCGCCGCCACTTCGGCGAAAACGACGGCTCAGGCTGTGCGCGAACCCTTCGTGACGCTCGACCTCATCAACAACCAGGAAGCCGAGCGGACCTACAAGATCGGCGCGTACTACAAGAAGGTCAACAAAGTCGCCAGCGCCGAATTCCACTTCGGCAAGATCCCCCAGCGATGGCCCAACAGCCCCTGGGCCGACAAAGCCAGGATCGAGCTGGCCCAGCTCGCCAGGATGTCCCGCAAATCCGTCCTTCCCTGA